Proteins encoded together in one Orrella marina window:
- a CDS encoding PD-(D/E)XK nuclease family protein: MTGRAGISLHLDALLDLPPENTLILTVNNRLSRSMTSLYARKREAGSTALPVILPWRSWMTQCAFDLSFDATQQQDPVHVLDPAVARLLWREVIALRDEQDGMRGLIDVEQLATLAGQADELVLHWDVTVDPAWSTPEYEQFLQWQRAYEERLAQLRAIDRTRLALSMQDWIVHERIALADHVVFAGFAQRSKVVDRMIVAIGQQGRTVYEYIAQDLPRQHPPLQIRSPGDAQQWQQAIDWARRALDTQPQGRFAIVVPDLQSKADHARRLLERALAPDHAFNVAVAPPLAHWPPVRAMFAWLRVTGLLRARAAVPVELAGQAMLAGLCAGDIAERGDRAMIDARWRQAGVMNVSLDDWLRALEGLPLLGPAWSAVFDLWQSVESSSIERWDQWVSLFRQSMSLVGFPGDHARTSTGFQAVQALDALLVKVAGFDDFFGAVSWQQALSQIESLARQAVFQPQRDRSARLDVLGLLESEGGQWDGVWVMDMTDSVLPAAVSPNPLLPRPALSQAQAPRSTAQREREWAQSMFQTLCALAPSVTMSWPARDEQQALRPSPFMASLEPSAPPVECAQAHDSSLHESIPLEIWEDGQCPPLNADELIHGGVSVLDIQSRNPMWAFVRHRLNTRGLEPYASTPQRSQRGEFMHAVMRAVWEKLRDHDGLVAQHKTEDFRYWLEETVTSLSMLMLGDWPRALTPLEVARAIVLVNQWLDAESDRAAFEVVEMESPYHLKLGMLEIKVVIDRLDSVPDNATSREMGWVLLDYKTGISRADPFKDWARERPVDIQMLAYVRALRLAKGEWPVAICWVQLHPRKLEIGGVARDDYEVVGDNDAAKGVGKALKKLPEGQWVSTLQEWDDKLERLAREFQDGEASNVSHSLGDLKYCDIRHILRLHEESGDD, translated from the coding sequence ATGACTGGACGCGCGGGTATATCCCTGCACCTTGATGCCTTGCTGGACCTCCCCCCGGAAAACACCCTGATCCTGACGGTCAATAACCGTCTTAGCCGGTCGATGACTTCGTTGTACGCACGCAAGCGTGAGGCGGGTAGCACCGCTTTGCCGGTCATTCTTCCGTGGCGATCATGGATGACGCAATGCGCGTTTGATCTCAGCTTTGATGCGACGCAGCAGCAGGATCCGGTCCACGTGCTCGATCCCGCTGTAGCCCGGTTGCTGTGGCGCGAGGTGATTGCCCTGCGTGATGAGCAGGATGGTATGCGCGGACTGATCGATGTCGAGCAGCTCGCCACACTGGCAGGTCAGGCAGATGAACTGGTGCTGCACTGGGATGTGACAGTTGATCCTGCCTGGTCCACGCCCGAGTACGAACAGTTCCTGCAGTGGCAGCGAGCCTATGAGGAGCGTCTGGCGCAACTCAGAGCAATTGATCGCACCCGACTTGCGCTGTCCATGCAGGACTGGATAGTGCACGAACGTATTGCCCTGGCTGATCATGTGGTGTTTGCGGGATTCGCGCAACGATCGAAGGTGGTGGACAGAATGATCGTCGCGATCGGGCAGCAAGGCCGGACCGTGTATGAATATATCGCACAGGATTTGCCTCGCCAGCATCCCCCTCTCCAGATTCGCAGTCCAGGTGATGCACAACAGTGGCAGCAGGCCATTGACTGGGCCAGACGGGCGCTTGATACCCAGCCGCAGGGGCGCTTTGCAATAGTGGTGCCGGATCTGCAGTCCAAGGCTGATCATGCGCGTCGGTTGCTGGAGCGCGCGCTTGCCCCTGACCACGCTTTTAACGTTGCCGTGGCGCCGCCACTGGCGCACTGGCCGCCCGTGCGGGCGATGTTCGCCTGGCTACGGGTGACAGGTTTGCTCAGGGCGCGCGCAGCCGTACCTGTTGAGCTGGCAGGGCAGGCCATGCTGGCCGGATTGTGTGCCGGCGATATTGCCGAGCGAGGTGACCGGGCGATGATTGATGCCAGGTGGCGTCAGGCTGGGGTCATGAATGTCAGCCTCGATGACTGGCTGCGCGCGCTGGAAGGGCTGCCCTTGCTGGGCCCGGCCTGGTCGGCCGTCTTCGATCTGTGGCAATCAGTCGAGTCCTCCAGCATTGAGCGCTGGGACCAATGGGTATCTCTGTTTCGCCAATCCATGAGTTTGGTTGGATTTCCGGGCGATCACGCCAGGACATCAACTGGTTTTCAAGCCGTTCAGGCGCTGGATGCCTTGCTCGTCAAAGTCGCAGGGTTTGACGACTTTTTTGGGGCAGTGAGCTGGCAGCAGGCGCTGTCGCAAATCGAGTCGCTCGCCCGGCAGGCTGTGTTCCAGCCCCAGCGGGATCGCAGTGCCAGGCTTGATGTGCTGGGTCTGCTGGAGTCTGAGGGAGGACAGTGGGATGGGGTCTGGGTCATGGATATGACGGATTCTGTCCTGCCGGCAGCTGTCAGTCCGAATCCGCTTTTGCCGAGACCGGCACTCAGCCAGGCGCAGGCTCCGCGTTCAACGGCACAGCGTGAGCGGGAGTGGGCCCAAAGTATGTTTCAGACACTGTGCGCACTTGCTCCGAGCGTGACCATGAGCTGGCCTGCCCGGGATGAGCAGCAGGCGCTCAGACCCTCACCGTTCATGGCATCACTCGAACCATCTGCACCACCCGTCGAGTGCGCGCAAGCCCATGACTCCAGTCTGCATGAGTCGATTCCGCTTGAAATCTGGGAGGATGGCCAATGTCCGCCTCTGAATGCTGACGAGCTGATCCATGGCGGGGTCTCGGTCCTCGATATCCAGTCCAGAAACCCGATGTGGGCATTTGTTCGGCACCGTTTGAACACCCGCGGACTTGAACCGTACGCCAGTACGCCGCAGCGCTCGCAGCGAGGCGAATTCATGCACGCTGTCATGCGTGCAGTCTGGGAGAAGTTGCGAGATCATGACGGTCTGGTTGCACAACACAAAACGGAGGACTTCCGTTACTGGCTAGAAGAAACGGTGACCAGCCTGTCGATGCTGATGCTGGGAGACTGGCCAAGAGCGTTGACTCCCCTTGAAGTGGCCCGGGCAATTGTGCTGGTGAATCAGTGGCTGGATGCAGAGTCGGATCGAGCCGCGTTTGAGGTGGTCGAGATGGAAAGTCCCTACCACTTGAAGCTCGGTATGCTGGAGATCAAAGTCGTGATCGACCGTCTCGATAGCGTGCCGGACAACGCAACGAGTCGCGAAATGGGCTGGGTCTTGCTGGATTACAAGACCGGCATATCGCGTGCCGATCCTTTCAAGGACTGGGCGCGCGAGCGGCCAGTCGACATTCAGATGCTCGCCTACGTGCGCGCCCTCAGACTTGCAAAGGGCGAGTGGCCTGTTGCGATATGCTGGGTTCAGTTGCATCCTCGCAAACTCGAGATTGGCGGTGTGGCGAGGGATGATTATGAAGTCGTCGGAGACAATGATGCTGCCAAGGGAGTGGGCAAAGCGCTGAAGAAGCTGCCTGAAGGTCAGTGGGTGTCCACGCTGCAGGAGTGGGATGACAAGCTCGAACGCCTGGCCCGGGAGTTTCAGGACGGTGAGGCATCGAATGTCAGTCACAGTCTTGGCGACCTGAAGTACTGCGACATCCGGCACATCCTGCGTCTTCATGAGGAGAGTGGGGATGACTGA